A window of the Microbacterium sp. AZCO genome harbors these coding sequences:
- a CDS encoding DeoR/GlpR family DNA-binding transcription regulator, whose translation MYATERQAQITRHLAERGRVSVVGLADDLGVTTETIRRDLAALEQQGRLRRVHGGAVPLRTGSVAEPSIAERMTVNSDAKRGIARRALDVITDGYRGAVVFDAGSTVGAVAAGLGERVAATGARLDVVTHAVPVAHALSLLPDIGLTVLGGQVRGLTAAAVGTSTLTALASLRPDLAFIGANGISADFGLSTPDPAEAAVKAAIVRASRRVVVVADQAKFGVESFVRFAQLSDIDVLVTDAAPDGSLGDALAAADVEVWTA comes from the coding sequence ATGTACGCGACGGAGCGACAAGCTCAGATCACTCGGCACCTGGCCGAGCGCGGTCGTGTCTCCGTCGTCGGTCTGGCCGACGACCTGGGCGTCACGACCGAGACCATCCGCCGCGATCTCGCCGCGCTCGAGCAGCAGGGCCGGCTGCGGCGCGTGCACGGCGGCGCTGTGCCGCTCCGCACGGGGAGCGTCGCCGAGCCCTCCATCGCGGAGCGCATGACGGTGAACTCCGACGCCAAGCGCGGGATCGCGCGACGCGCGCTCGACGTCATCACCGACGGCTACCGCGGCGCCGTCGTCTTCGATGCCGGCTCGACGGTCGGTGCCGTCGCGGCAGGTCTGGGGGAGCGCGTCGCCGCCACGGGCGCCCGCCTCGACGTCGTGACGCACGCCGTGCCCGTCGCCCACGCGCTCTCGCTCCTCCCCGACATCGGCCTCACCGTGCTCGGCGGTCAGGTGCGCGGACTCACCGCCGCGGCCGTCGGCACCTCGACGCTCACGGCGCTGGCGTCGCTGCGTCCCGACCTCGCATTCATCGGAGCCAACGGCATCTCGGCCGACTTCGGGCTCTCGACCCCCGACCCCGCCGAAGCCGCCGTCAAAGCCGCGATCGTGCGGGCGTCGCGCCGCGTCGTCGTGGTCGCCGACCAGGCCAAGTTCGGCGTCGAGTCGTTCGTGCGCTTCGCGCAGCTCAGCGACATCGACGTGCTCGTGACGGATGCCGCTCCCGACGGGTCGCTCGGCGACGCCCTCGCCGCGGCCGACGTGGAGGTATGGACCGCATGA
- a CDS encoding sigma-70 family RNA polymerase sigma factor, which yields MTHAGAEASVESVEPARWERAAALFVRWREGDSRAMDELVRLMTPPLWHIVRSYGLDASLAEDVVQTTWLTLVRRHATITDPLAVSGWLTMCARREAWRVGKQHRLATPTEAEALEPHLPVHESAEQTAAADDERRRLWTAVGRLDERCRHLLRIVAFDDRPDYARIAEDLSMPVGSIGPTRQRCLAKLRAELEGAGLGEDHGH from the coding sequence ATGACGCACGCGGGCGCGGAAGCCTCCGTCGAGTCCGTCGAACCGGCTCGGTGGGAGCGCGCAGCCGCGCTGTTCGTGCGCTGGCGGGAGGGCGACAGCCGAGCTATGGACGAGCTCGTGCGGCTGATGACGCCGCCGCTCTGGCACATCGTGCGCTCATACGGTCTGGACGCGTCGCTCGCGGAGGATGTCGTGCAGACGACATGGCTCACGCTCGTGCGCCGGCACGCGACGATCACCGATCCGCTGGCCGTCTCAGGCTGGCTCACGATGTGCGCGCGGCGAGAGGCCTGGCGCGTCGGCAAGCAGCATCGGCTCGCCACGCCGACCGAGGCCGAGGCGCTCGAGCCGCACCTGCCCGTGCACGAGTCGGCGGAGCAGACGGCGGCTGCGGACGACGAGCGCCGGCGCCTCTGGACCGCCGTGGGCCGGCTCGACGAACGCTGCCGGCACCTGCTTCGGATCGTGGCCTTCGACGACCGCCCCGACTACGCGCGCATCGCGGAAGACCTCTCGATGCCCGTCGGCTCCATCGGACCGACGCGACAGCGCTGCCTCGCGAAACTCCGCGCCGAACTCGAGGGCGCGGGCTTGGGAGAAGATCATGGACACTGA
- a CDS encoding aminoglycoside phosphotransferase family protein produces the protein MPAAEVRLSEDLVRRLVVAQSGIRDAASLPLSMAASGWDCELWRLGPDLAVRLPRRALAAPLVVNEQWALPRIGPLVEATGIRVPVPLVAGRPVPSYPWPWSIVPWFEGVAGLDVPRPDRSPWAVPLAGALHALHVEAPPDAPLNPVRGVPLADRAAIVGERLALLRGRHPGGLLDVAATAWRRGLAAAPWSRPPVWIHGDLHPGNLVARDGTLVAIVDFGDVTSGDPAYDLAVAWIAFDADGRELFARAAGADAATWIRARAWAAAFAVLLLAHSDDNPGYAQLGFETLEEIRGDQASSVARTT, from the coding sequence ATGCCCGCCGCCGAGGTGCGGCTGAGCGAAGACCTCGTGCGCCGACTCGTCGTCGCGCAGAGCGGGATCCGGGATGCCGCGAGCCTCCCCCTCTCGATGGCCGCGAGCGGCTGGGACTGCGAGCTCTGGCGGCTCGGCCCCGATCTCGCCGTGCGTCTCCCTCGGCGCGCCCTGGCGGCACCGCTCGTCGTCAACGAGCAGTGGGCGCTCCCCCGCATCGGGCCGCTGGTCGAGGCGACCGGGATCCGCGTTCCCGTCCCGCTCGTCGCGGGCCGGCCGGTCCCTTCCTACCCCTGGCCCTGGTCGATCGTGCCGTGGTTCGAGGGCGTGGCCGGACTCGACGTCCCGCGTCCCGACCGCTCGCCGTGGGCCGTGCCCCTCGCCGGCGCGCTCCACGCACTCCACGTCGAGGCGCCGCCGGACGCACCGCTCAACCCCGTCCGCGGCGTGCCGCTCGCGGACCGGGCAGCGATCGTCGGCGAGCGGCTGGCACTGCTGCGAGGGCGCCACCCCGGCGGTCTCCTCGACGTCGCCGCGACGGCGTGGCGCCGCGGCCTGGCCGCCGCGCCGTGGTCACGGCCTCCGGTCTGGATCCACGGCGATCTGCACCCGGGCAATCTCGTCGCCCGCGACGGCACCCTCGTCGCGATCGTCGACTTCGGCGACGTGACCTCCGGCGATCCGGCCTACGACCTCGCGGTCGCGTGGATCGCGTTCGACGCCGACGGCCGCGAGCTCTTCGCGCGCGCCGCCGGGGCCGATGCCGCGACCTGGATCCGCGCTCGCGCGTGGGCGGCCGCGTTCGCCGTGCTTCTGCTCGCGCACAGCGACGACAACCCCGGCTATGCGCAGCTCGGCTTCGAGACGCTCGAGGAGATCCGGGGCGATCAGGCGTCTTCGGTCGCGCGCACGACGTAG